The following are encoded in a window of uncultured Sphaerochaeta sp. genomic DNA:
- a CDS encoding transketolase C-terminal domain-containing protein has product MRTTDSLRTTYGETLVELGKDNKDIVMLEADLGNSTMSKLFAAEYPERYFQMGIAEQNMASVSAGLSLTGKIPFMNSFAVFASGRAYDQIRSSVTIANLNVKICGSSAGLSDYGDGKTHQSIDDIALMQVLPHMTVLSPCDAVETEKMVRAMVEQKGPMYLRINRNDLPIVTDPAEEYHIGKMTQMVDGGDVVIFATGVMVQQSMEAAKILEKEGISARVVNVSTIKPLDTEALLGFCEGVKGVVTAEEHNVIGGLGSVVCQALSKSRLPIEMLGVGDRYGTSAENYEILLRHYGLEAEDVAKKARAVLAGK; this is encoded by the coding sequence ATGAGGACGACAGACAGCCTGAGGACAACCTACGGCGAGACATTGGTCGAGCTGGGAAAGGACAACAAGGATATCGTGATGCTGGAAGCCGACCTGGGCAACTCCACGATGAGCAAGCTGTTCGCAGCCGAGTACCCCGAGCGCTACTTCCAGATGGGGATCGCCGAGCAGAACATGGCGTCGGTCTCCGCAGGACTCTCCCTGACTGGGAAGATCCCGTTCATGAACTCGTTTGCGGTCTTCGCATCAGGCCGAGCCTACGACCAGATCCGCTCCTCGGTGACAATTGCGAACCTGAATGTGAAGATCTGCGGTTCCAGTGCAGGACTCTCCGACTACGGCGACGGCAAGACGCACCAGAGCATCGACGACATCGCACTGATGCAGGTGCTGCCGCACATGACCGTGCTCAGCCCCTGTGATGCGGTGGAGACCGAGAAGATGGTCAGGGCGATGGTGGAACAGAAGGGACCGATGTACCTGCGCATCAACCGAAACGACCTGCCTATCGTAACTGACCCCGCCGAGGAGTACCACATCGGCAAGATGACCCAGATGGTCGACGGAGGGGACGTGGTGATCTTCGCAACCGGGGTGATGGTGCAGCAGTCCATGGAGGCAGCAAAGATCCTGGAAAAGGAAGGCATCTCCGCAAGGGTGGTGAACGTTTCGACGATCAAGCCGCTGGACACCGAGGCCCTGCTCGGCTTCTGCGAGGGCGTGAAAGGCGTCGTTACTGCTGAGGAGCACAACGTCATCGGGGGGCTTGGCAGCGTGGTGTGCCAGGCGCTGAGCAAGAGCCGCCTGCCCATCGAGATGCTGGGAGTGGGTGACCGCTACGGCACCAGTGCGGAGAACTACGAGATCCTGCTCAGGCACTACGGCCTTGAGGCGGAGGATGTCGCGAAGAAGGCCAGGGCGGTCCTGGCCGGCAAGTAA
- a CDS encoding transketolase, producing MNYSQELVKELQLKAIQVRANILEMIPPGKVGHLGGSSSIADVMAALYFHTMKVNEDDPKDPGRDRLIMSKGHAVLVQYACLAELGYFERGELGKVKTFEGILQGHPDMDKTPGIEAVTGSLGQGLSVSLGVALGLTLDKSESRVYTILGDGELAEGQVWEAVMAAAVYKASNLTAIVDWNGVQATSTTAEIFPIENLVEKWKAFGWNVIEIDGHDMEQVLGALDAARAYKEGPTAIMAHTVKGKCFPFAEGKAKYHNASMNEEEYKIAWQCIDNMRKEVEA from the coding sequence ATGAACTATTCTCAAGAATTGGTGAAGGAACTGCAGCTGAAGGCGATCCAGGTAAGGGCAAACATCCTGGAGATGATCCCCCCTGGGAAGGTGGGGCACCTTGGCGGGAGCAGCTCGATAGCGGATGTGATGGCGGCCCTGTACTTCCACACGATGAAGGTGAACGAGGACGACCCGAAGGACCCCGGCCGTGACCGGCTGATCATGAGCAAGGGGCACGCGGTGCTGGTGCAGTATGCCTGCCTTGCGGAGCTGGGGTACTTCGAGCGCGGCGAGCTGGGCAAGGTGAAGACCTTCGAGGGCATCCTGCAGGGACACCCGGACATGGACAAGACCCCGGGCATCGAGGCGGTGACCGGGAGCCTCGGGCAGGGGCTGTCGGTATCCCTGGGTGTCGCCCTGGGCCTTACGCTGGATAAGAGCGAGAGCCGCGTCTACACCATCCTGGGGGACGGCGAGCTAGCCGAGGGCCAGGTGTGGGAGGCCGTGATGGCAGCGGCAGTATACAAGGCAAGCAACCTGACGGCGATCGTGGACTGGAACGGCGTGCAGGCGACCAGCACGACCGCCGAGATCTTCCCGATCGAGAACCTGGTGGAGAAGTGGAAGGCCTTCGGGTGGAACGTGATCGAGATCGACGGGCACGACATGGAGCAGGTCCTGGGGGCCCTTGATGCTGCAAGGGCATACAAGGAAGGCCCGACCGCGATCATGGCACACACCGTCAAGGGCAAGTGCTTCCCGTTTGCAGAAGGGAAAGCGAAGTACCACAACGCATCCATGAATGAGGAAGAGTACAAGATAGCATGGCAGTGCATAGACAACATGAGGAAGGAGGTAGAGGCATGA
- a CDS encoding zinc-binding dehydrogenase: MKALYYVGEKEMELREIPTPAPNENEYLIQVKSNGICGSDFEGYMGKTGRRTPPMIMGHEFSGVVAQAPKGGKFQEGQKVVVFPKPYCGVCEFCKKGMVNVCPEGICMGVLDVDGSMCEYVTIEEKYLLPFDGISFSEAAFTEPLAVAYRSVYKISDDELAEADYTLIIGAGTIGLMALALLKYRGAKNVIVSDATDFRLGIAKELGADYLVNPRTQDFLAEITAITSGKMIDFSIEAVGIAPTAKNSLECLKIGGTAIWIGNAQKIIEVNMQNIVTKELKIKGNYVYDLDGFADSLRLLSERKINIKPLITHSYKLEDGVQAFKDLENNREGKMLKVMLES, from the coding sequence ATGAAAGCATTATATTACGTTGGTGAGAAAGAGATGGAGCTGAGGGAAATTCCCACCCCTGCTCCCAATGAGAATGAGTATCTGATCCAGGTCAAGTCAAACGGAATCTGTGGTTCTGACTTTGAAGGATATATGGGAAAGACCGGCAGACGAACTCCTCCCATGATCATGGGGCATGAGTTCAGTGGTGTGGTTGCCCAGGCTCCGAAGGGTGGTAAATTTCAGGAAGGGCAGAAAGTGGTTGTCTTCCCGAAGCCCTACTGCGGTGTTTGTGAATTCTGCAAGAAGGGTATGGTGAACGTTTGCCCTGAAGGTATCTGCATGGGAGTGCTCGATGTCGATGGTTCCATGTGTGAATATGTAACCATCGAGGAAAAATACCTTCTTCCATTTGATGGTATCAGCTTCAGCGAAGCTGCCTTCACAGAACCATTGGCAGTTGCATATCGCTCGGTCTACAAGATTAGCGATGATGAACTTGCAGAGGCTGATTACACCCTGATTATCGGGGCTGGTACCATTGGCCTGATGGCTCTTGCTCTACTGAAATATCGTGGTGCGAAGAATGTCATCGTCAGTGATGCTACTGATTTCCGCCTTGGAATCGCCAAGGAACTGGGAGCCGATTATCTTGTGAATCCCCGAACCCAGGATTTCCTTGCAGAGATTACAGCCATTACCTCCGGTAAGATGATCGATTTCTCCATCGAGGCGGTGGGAATTGCTCCAACCGCAAAGAACTCACTTGAGTGCTTGAAGATTGGTGGAACTGCAATCTGGATTGGAAACGCCCAGAAGATCATTGAAGTTAATATGCAGAACATTGTGACCAAGGAATTGAAAATTAAGGGTAACTATGTATATGACCTCGATGGCTTTGCAGATAGCCTTAGGCTGTTGAGTGAAAGAAAAATCAACATCAAACCGCTCATCACCCATAGCTATAAGCTGGAAGATGGTGTGCAGGCCTTCAAGGATTTGGAAAACAATCGTGAAGGCAAGATGCTGAAGGTAATGTTGGAAAGTTAG
- a CDS encoding TRAP transporter large permease, whose product MGIIAVVFILALAIGIPIAFVLGVSSLYYFLFLGNIPLSMIGQKMYSGIDNYILLAIPFFILAGELMNRSKITDALISFSNILVGRIPGALAQVNIVASVFFAGITGSGVADTAALGSILIPAMEKEGYTPAYATAVTVASSVIGPIIPPSVVMVIYSMATGESVGALFAAGYLPGILVAFSLMVLSYYYAKKHNHPRRTNKIPMKEVVYTLKESIIGLMCPAILVIGIFSGYFTPTEAAVIACLYAIIAGLFLLKTMSLKEVFDSFLSAAVTSSVTLLVIALANLFGQVLAIERIPSLIANFMLNLTSNKIIFLLMVNLFLLFMGMIMDPGASVLILAPIFLPIALTYGIQPLHFAIVMLVNLNFGLITPPVGTCLYAAAPIAKLSIEKISKAVLPFIGVELIALMFLTYIPELTLIVPRLLGYIY is encoded by the coding sequence ATGGGTATTATCGCAGTTGTTTTTATACTTGCATTGGCTATAGGCATCCCCATTGCATTTGTTTTGGGCGTATCCAGCCTGTATTACTTTTTGTTTCTTGGAAACATCCCTCTGAGCATGATCGGCCAGAAGATGTACAGTGGCATTGATAACTATATTTTGCTTGCCATCCCGTTCTTCATTCTCGCAGGAGAGTTGATGAACCGTTCCAAGATTACCGATGCCTTGATCAGCTTTTCCAATATTCTGGTTGGACGGATTCCTGGTGCACTCGCACAGGTGAATATTGTGGCAAGCGTATTCTTCGCCGGTATTACCGGAAGTGGTGTTGCAGATACTGCAGCTCTTGGTTCTATCCTGATTCCTGCGATGGAAAAAGAGGGATATACACCAGCTTATGCGACTGCGGTAACCGTTGCCTCTTCGGTTATTGGTCCCATCATCCCTCCCAGTGTGGTAATGGTCATTTACTCCATGGCTACCGGTGAGTCAGTTGGTGCATTGTTTGCAGCAGGCTATCTGCCTGGCATCCTGGTTGCATTCTCGCTGATGGTTCTTTCTTACTACTATGCAAAGAAGCATAACCATCCTCGAAGAACAAATAAGATCCCGATGAAGGAAGTAGTCTATACACTGAAAGAGTCCATTATTGGACTGATGTGCCCAGCAATCTTGGTCATCGGTATCTTCAGTGGATACTTCACCCCAACCGAAGCTGCTGTTATTGCTTGTCTGTATGCAATTATTGCAGGGCTCTTCTTGCTCAAGACGATGAGTTTGAAGGAAGTCTTTGACAGCTTCCTCAGCGCAGCGGTTACCTCTTCAGTAACGTTGCTTGTTATCGCATTGGCAAACCTCTTTGGTCAGGTTCTTGCAATCGAAAGAATCCCCAGCTTGATTGCAAATTTCATGCTGAATCTTACTTCAAACAAGATTATTTTCCTCTTGATGGTCAACCTGTTCTTGTTGTTCATGGGTATGATTATGGATCCGGGTGCAAGTGTCTTGATTCTGGCACCAATCTTCCTACCCATTGCATTGACCTATGGAATTCAGCCATTGCACTTTGCAATTGTGATGTTGGTCAACCTCAACTTCGGCCTTATTACGCCTCCGGTAGGTACTTGTCTCTATGCAGCGGCGCCGATTGCCAAGCTGAGTATTGAGAAGATCTCCAAGGCAGTATTACCGTTCATTGGAGTTGAATTGATTGCACTGATGTTCCTGACATACATTCCGGAGCTGACTTTGATCGTTCCACGTCTGCTTGGGTACATTTATTAA
- a CDS encoding TRAP transporter small permease subunit yields MVKVLDRISWVLGKIATYIATAILIGVFFIITLGVIARFTSLRFSWTEELARWGLVSLTYIGASAALRNKQHSGVNIIVTILPAKIAKVVAVVAYLVLMFSVVYFFMNSYEAAMKAVRIRGDILPFSMKYVKMMIPASFFMMFFHLAWGLGDLLTSKGIAGKTIGS; encoded by the coding sequence GTGGTTAAAGTACTGGATAGGATCAGTTGGGTCCTTGGAAAAATTGCAACCTATATAGCGACTGCTATCTTAATTGGTGTATTTTTCATTATCACCCTTGGTGTTATTGCTAGGTTCACCAGCCTGCGTTTTTCTTGGACTGAAGAGTTGGCAAGATGGGGTTTGGTTAGCCTTACCTACATCGGGGCAAGTGCCGCATTGAGAAATAAGCAGCATTCAGGTGTCAATATCATTGTCACCATACTTCCTGCCAAGATTGCCAAGGTTGTGGCTGTCGTGGCCTATCTCGTGCTTATGTTCTCAGTCGTTTATTTCTTTATGAACAGTTATGAGGCTGCCATGAAAGCAGTCCGTATCCGTGGAGACATTCTTCCTTTCTCCATGAAGTATGTGAAAATGATGATCCCTGCCTCCTTCTTTATGATGTTTTTTCATCTGGCTTGGGGATTAGGTGACTTGCTTACCAGCAAAGGCATTGCTGGAAAGACAATCGGAAGTTAA